Proteins found in one Paenibacillus dendritiformis genomic segment:
- a CDS encoding ABC transporter ATP-binding protein has product MEADRQPSVREHGTAAPSKRQSAYATWKAFRWLMSYVSRHKGWMIVGTLSAIAAAVIEIWTGSLIEQLTTQAEKGAGPIVLQIVYTVFAVILIGVPAKYFMSFGVERSSASAVQDIRNHVMRHIGKLPVSYLEKQHSGDVLSRINNDLQLIQQFMIRDLAQWFYHPLLFIGCFAYLICLQWELMLYSLLLFPLALLVSQWIGKQLERLTEEAQANMGRMNVNLQDTLGGMPIVKSYLLSGMLSRSYQVLLQLTAQKKLAVKKREAWVNPLLSTLMISPIIFAVSYGSYLIYQGQLGAGELVAFLYLLNLCLEPLEHIPELITRTFEMAGALRRVSEIVEQPTETENGRSLPKASAAPIEFQKVTFGYEESSPILRNVSFSVPEGKTIALVGASGGGKSTVFKLVCGFYPLPEDQGEIRVFGSLIHGADPEQLRSHFSVVTQDSYLFSGTIAENIGYGREEASMDEIIEAAKAAQAHSFIMQLEGGYQTYVGERGGFLSGGQRQRIAMARAFLKDAPVLLLDEPTSALDPESESAVQEALGVLMKNRTTMVIAHRLSTIQNADEIWVMEQGNIVEKGTHEQLLEMKGLYAQSYYQEFTDSAERREVAYT; this is encoded by the coding sequence ATGGAAGCTGACCGGCAGCCGTCTGTTCGAGAGCACGGCACAGCGGCGCCTTCCAAGCGCCAATCCGCTTACGCCACCTGGAAAGCGTTCCGCTGGCTGATGTCCTATGTAAGCCGTCACAAAGGCTGGATGATCGTCGGTACCTTGTCCGCAATTGCCGCCGCCGTTATTGAGATATGGACGGGAAGTTTGATCGAGCAGTTGACCACCCAGGCCGAGAAGGGGGCGGGGCCAATCGTTCTGCAAATCGTGTACACGGTCTTTGCGGTCATCTTGATCGGTGTGCCGGCGAAGTATTTCATGAGCTTCGGGGTGGAGCGAAGCAGCGCCTCTGCGGTGCAGGATATCCGCAACCATGTCATGCGTCATATCGGCAAACTCCCGGTCTCCTATTTGGAAAAGCAGCATTCCGGCGACGTGTTGTCGCGGATCAACAACGACCTGCAGCTCATCCAGCAGTTTATGATTCGGGACCTTGCCCAGTGGTTTTATCATCCGCTATTGTTCATTGGCTGTTTCGCTTATTTGATCTGCCTCCAATGGGAGCTGATGCTGTACAGCCTGCTGTTATTTCCCTTAGCGCTGCTGGTTTCCCAATGGATCGGCAAGCAGTTGGAACGGTTGACGGAGGAAGCCCAGGCGAACATGGGCCGAATGAACGTCAACCTCCAGGATACACTCGGGGGTATGCCTATTGTAAAAAGCTACCTGCTATCCGGCATGTTATCTCGCTCCTACCAAGTGCTGCTGCAGTTGACGGCCCAAAAAAAGCTGGCCGTGAAAAAGCGGGAAGCCTGGGTCAATCCGTTGCTTTCCACGCTGATGATCAGCCCGATCATTTTCGCCGTCAGTTACGGAAGCTATTTGATCTACCAAGGGCAGCTAGGCGCGGGGGAACTGGTCGCCTTCCTGTACTTGCTGAATCTGTGTCTGGAGCCGCTGGAGCATATTCCCGAGCTCATCACGCGGACGTTCGAAATGGCCGGTGCCCTCAGAAGGGTCTCCGAAATCGTCGAGCAGCCGACCGAAACGGAAAATGGCCGTTCGCTTCCGAAGGCGAGCGCCGCCCCCATCGAGTTTCAGAAGGTAACCTTCGGGTATGAGGAGAGCTCCCCGATCCTGCGGAATGTTAGCTTTTCGGTGCCGGAAGGGAAGACGATCGCGCTTGTCGGAGCGAGCGGCGGAGGGAAGAGCACGGTGTTTAAGCTTGTATGCGGCTTTTATCCGCTTCCGGAGGACCAGGGTGAGATCCGCGTGTTCGGCAGCCTGATCCACGGCGCCGATCCGGAGCAGCTTCGGTCGCATTTTTCCGTGGTAACCCAGGACTCATATTTGTTTAGCGGCACGATTGCCGAAAATATCGGCTACGGGCGGGAAGAAGCGTCGATGGACGAGATTATCGAAGCCGCCAAAGCCGCTCAGGCGCATTCCTTCATTATGCAGCTTGAGGGCGGCTACCAGACGTATGTCGGGGAGCGCGGAGGCTTTTTGTCCGGCGGCCAGCGCCAGCGCATTGCAATGGCCCGGGCTTTTCTGAAGGATGCTCCCGTTCTGCTGCTGGACGAGCCAACGTCGGCTCTTGATCCGGAGTCGGAAAGCGCGGTTCAGGAAGCGCTGGGCGTATTGATGAAGAATAGAACGACCATGGTTATTGCCCACCGGCTTTCTACTATTCAAAACGCCGACGAAATTTGGGTCATGGAACAGGGGAATATTGTTGAAAAGGGCACTCATGAACAATTGTTGGAGATGAAGGGACTGTACGCCCAGTCGTACTACCAGGAATTTACCGATTCTGCCGAACGCAGGGAGGTGGCGTACACATGA